Within the Mugil cephalus isolate CIBA_MC_2020 chromosome 1, CIBA_Mcephalus_1.1, whole genome shotgun sequence genome, the region GTTTTGctttatgtgtatttttgtttccgTGCGGCGGTGAGTGCGCCCTGGGGGAGAGTGTTAGCCAGGTAACCAGATTTGTAGCTCAGGTTGCCAGGGTGTTTGCCGTTGCTAGGCCGAGTGTTGTGGTGTCGTCGCGGGCTGCGTTTAACGGGACCCGTCGGTCCTTAGCCTAACGACCGCTACTTTGGACGAACATTTGGTGGCGTTAATTAACACGGCTGCTGTAAATCCCACGGTTTTGCCAGAACTCCTCGTCTCCCAATGACTGTCACTTAGAAAAACTGACAGTCCAACTTTGACTAGCATTTGGTTGGGTAACATAAGGAGCTAATTTGGGGCAGTGGCCCTCAACATCCAGACCAGTGTGTTTAAATGCTAATGCTCATCGAGGAGCCCTGGTAAATATGagaagcttatttatttatttatttatttatagatgttttatttttgcttcacaGGAAAATCCACATTCCTCACAGCCACGAGAATACAGCGCATCATtttacaaaaccaaaacaaacacatgtataacatatttcattattagtatttagcttttatttgaCCAGGAAAAGTCCCACTGAGATTAAAAATCACCTTTTTCAAAGAGAAACCTGGCTCAGACATGCAGCTGTGCATCCACAACACAAAGTTActgacagagacacaacaggaaaacataCATGCAAATCCCTGGATGACAAAGATGATGAATACACgaattaaaacatgaacagacaGTTAAATCAACCTCCGAGACCTTCAACGTTGATGTAAAAACatcaaatgtatatattttgtcttgtttatgtCTTTATTGGGACAGTACATGTTGATGAACATAAACAGGTTGATGTacaattaacacaaaacaagaaatatagAGAAATtagtaccaacaacaacaacaacgagtgggagaaagagagagaaaaaatgagacccGCTCCTTTAAGTTTCAGATCTTTTTGCAACATATTGCAGGATCTGATTCAGAAGGAATAACTGAAAGACATTTTACCCTTTTCTATGCTAATTTAAGATCAGATATCAGTAAGATGTGTTGTAACCAGGAATAGTTTTCCATATGCCATGAACTCTCCCACAACATCAAGAAAACAGATTCCACACGGCACCACACATATCCAAACTCACACATTACAGTGTCTATAGTGATTTGATGAGTTGTGTTGGTGCATTTGAAATGAAGGTTTAAcattttttccagtttattgaCCTGTACCAGAAGGAAGCAGTATGAACTATGGATTAAGGGGGCGGCTGGGATCAAGTGCgatggtgtgtgtctgtgtgcagtggCTGTGCTGTTGAGTTGTGAGAGGTTGGTGGTCGAGAGTCCAATGATTTTATCTCCTAATTCTAGTGTCATGAGGTTTAACTCGTGTTGCTGTGTTGCATGTTAAACAGGTGGTAGCTGTGCTGatgtgtgtgatgcattaaCTGTGTGCGCGCCGCTGCTGTTTAATCTCTGGTCACGTCTTTCCCAGCTTGACCAGATGTGGACGTTCCTGTCGGAGAACTGTTCCTGAAGCTGCGCTCGGAAGACGGAGGAATCGAGGGGCGGGACGCAGCAGAGGGGCCGGCAGCTTTTTTCCTCATCATGTCCAAGAGCAAGAGCTCGGAGTCGGTCAAGGTGGTGGTCCGGTGTCGCCCCATGAACGAGAAGGAACGAGCCGCCAAGTTTGAAAGGGTGGTCACGGTCGATGTGAAACTGGGCCAGATTATGGTCCGGAACCCAAGGGAGGCGTCTGCCAGCGAACCCCCCAAAGTCTTCACTTTTGATTCCGTCTACGACTCAAACTCCAAACAGATCGATCTGTACGATGAAACCTTCAGGCCCCTGGTCGAGTCGGTTCTCCTCGGGTTCAACGGGACCATTTTCGCTTATGGCCAAACGGGCACAGGAAAGACGTACACCATGGAGGGGGTGAGAAACGATccggagaggagaggggtgATCCCCAACTCCTTCGAGCACATCTTCACACACATTTCCCGGTCCCAGAACCAGCAGTACCTGGTGCGAGCGTCGTACCTAGAGATTTATCAGGAGGAAATCAGAGACCTGCTTTCCAAGGACCAGGCCCGTCGCCTGGAGCTCAGGGAGCGGCCCGACACCGGCGTCTACGTCAAAGACCTCTCGTCGTTTGTCACCAAGAGCGTGCGGGAGATCGAGCACGTCATGAACGTGGGCAACCAGAACCGCTCGGTGGGCGCCACCAACATGAACGAGCACAGCTCGCGCTCGCACGCCATCTTCGTCATCACGGTGGAGTGCAGCGAGCTGGGTGTGGACGGGGAGAACCACATACGCGTCGGTAAACTGAACCTGGTGGATTTAGCCGGTAGCGAAAGACAGACGAAGACCGGCGCTCAGGGAGAGAGGCTTAAAGAGGCCACTAAGATCAATCTGTCACTTTCTGCTCTGGGAAATGTTATATCGGCTCTGGTGGACGGCAGGAGCAGCCACATCCCGTACCGTGATTCGAAGCTCACACGTCTGCTGCAGGACTCCCTGGGCGGCAACGCCCGCACCGTCATGGTCGCCAACATAGGCCCCGCCTCCTACAACGTGGAGGAGACCTTGACAACCCTGCGCTACTCCAACAGGGCGAAGAACATCAAGAACAAACCGCGCGTCAACGAGGACCCCAAGGACGCTCTGCTCCGGGAGTTTCAGGAGGAGATCGCCAGGCTCaaggagcagctgcagaagcgctcggtgaagaagaagaaaaagaggcagaggaggaaggcCGGGGAGGGCAGCgacggagaggacggagaggacggagagacCGAAGACGACGATGAAGAcggggaggacaggggggatTACTGGagggagcagcaggagaagctggagagggaaagaaaggccATCATGGAGGATCACAGCCTGGTGGCGGATGAGAAAGCTCGGCTGCttagggagaaggagagaaagatggaagacttgaggaaggagaaggaggctgGAGAGATGCTCGCAGCCAAAGTTAAGGTATGTTAAGGTTAAGATGTTTATATATAAGACACACAAGGTTGTGAAGCTTCTCTGAGGTCAAATATCTTTGCATTTTCCTCTCGTAAAACCTGGAACCTATTTTAACGTTTCTTTTTTCCGTGCAGGCGATGGAGAGTAAACTCTTAGTTGGAGGGAAGAACATCGTGGATCACACGAATGAGCAGCAGAGGATGCTGGAGCTGAAGAGGCAGGAGATCGCTGAGCAGGTACCACAGACAGACGCAGTCTGAATGTCACATGCTGCTACGCTAATGCTAATACGTTCCCAACGTACAGGACGGTACTTTTTAATGCAGGACGAGTGTTagcttgtgttttctgcttcagtttcacCTCACCCTAGATATTTACTCCAGTCTGAGAAAGAATCCTTCATCCTGACCTTTTACAAACCTAACATAGCAAATGATGTGAGAAAATAaccagcaggaaaaaaatacaattagcTCCATGTCGTGATTCTCCCTTTAACTGAATCTAagataaaacaattaaattgaAACTTTGAGTTTCAAGGTTTCCacatttgtgcttttattaTTCATCCCTGGATGAAGTTCTGGCTTCATTCAGGTGACTGATCTTGAACTCTGTGCTCCTGGTCTGAGATCAGTTGTGTAGTAGTTGCCTCTAGGGTTCATGCAAAGTGTAAACTGTCATTAACTTTCTTAATATTTGCTTTAACGTTTACCTGCTGACTTCACTCAGATGCTGAAATGGCTGCAGGAGTAGATTAAACTACCATGCAGTGTTGAGTTAATACTGTGTTTGCCGGTAGCAGTGTCTGGTTTTGGTTTTAGGACACACTTAAAGTTGtgactatataaatataaatgtttgtgtttgcagaaacgcagagagagagaaatgcagcagcaggtggagaGTCGTGACGAAGAGACTCTGGAGCTGAAGGAGACGTACAGTTCTCTGCAGCAAGAGGTCGACATCAAAACCAAGAAGCTGAAAAAGGTACCGGCTctaatgtctgtgaagattaTCAGTCAGATTATCAGGGCCCagtttatccaaaaaacaagctgaaacaagaagAGCTGGACTCGTGTAGAGATacatgaagacatttcatccatcTGGTCACTAACACACTTTATTCATGTGAGTTTCACTTGGATGTAGCATCTTCATGGAACTCTActgtccagttgcctttgtctcagcttgttttttggattaTCAGTTTATAAATGAAGAACAAAGGAGGCTGTGAGAGCAGAGCTCAGCCCTCAGACACTGGACTGATCTGTGCATTGGTCATTATTAAGGTTGAATACTGGTTTCAGCGTGTGGAATAAACATGGCAGCAGGAGCACAGGCCTGTACAAGGACCACACGTAAACGGATAATTAAATATTGATAACGAAATTACTGAGACAGCTTCACTATCGACCTGCAGCAAAGAGCACACGGCAGCTTTATTACGAGGCAAAGAAATCCTGTGTCTGATTTACACACATGCAACTACTGAAGGCTGAGGCACACACGATGCTCCACCAACATAAAGCTCTTAAATCAACATGATGGTCTGATGCTTGGTCCTTCAGGTTTAATGTCTTACGAGCACTAAGTCAGATAAAAACATTCTAAGGCTGGATGTTTTATGAGTCCCTCTCATCACGGCAGCTTCggtttcctctctccttctccgtcCTCTAGCTGTTTGCCAAGCTGCAGGCGGTGAAGTCAGAAATCCAGGATACGCAGGAGGCCCACATCAAGGATCGCCAGGACCTGGAGCAGACCCAGAACGAACTCACCAGGGACCTCAAACTCAAGTATGGACCTGACAGGAAGCTCGGCCGATCAATACCACGTCTATTAACCCGAGCTCTCGGTTTTAatccctcctttcctctctgctctcaggCACCTGATCATCGAAAACTTCATCCCATTAGAGGAGAAGAACAAAATAGTCAACAGGGCTTTCTTAGATGAGGAGGACGAGCACTGGAAGATGAAGCCCATCACACGAATAGAGGAGTAAGTTACAGAGTTCGGTGTCAGCTCAGCCTGTAGTGACACAGCAGCTCATTGCTTTATAGTTCGCTGCCCTTAAATCTGTGTAATAAACCGTCTTCACTCTGCAGCGACCATCACATGATGACCAGGCCTCTGTCTGCAGTCGGCTACAGGAGGCCTCTCAGCCACCACGCCCGCATGGCCATGATGATGAAGCCCGACATGAGATACAAAGTcagctcttcctcttcttctcttcctcttttaacTGGTCACTTCACCTAGCTACTAGCGTGTTAGCTTCCCCTTTTTGTCTTCAGAGCTGCTCTAATTCTTCATGATAGATTCATTCCTCAGACAGTTTGACACCAAAGCACCGTGATTAGTTCCTAACCCACATCCATGACTCGTTATTCTGCTGGAAGCAAACTGGGTCACATCGTGCTGAACAGAAAGGCTGCGTTTAAAGAAGACTGAGCAGTttcctacatttctgcataaaaatgacccaaaacGTCTGgttgatttgtgtgtttgggttCTTTTCCTCTGCTTTCAGGACTGATGTTGAAGTGGCTGAAGTTATTttgatgcagaaatgtagaaggAGCATAAAAACCTTAAAGCAGTACTTTATATGAGTTATTATATTCTAGTCATTGGTCTTTTGGTAATGAACatttagacaaaataaaactctaGACTGGAGACTTGTCCAGGATTTACCCTGCGTCTTGCCATCTGGGATCATGGACAGATACATGTGGACTCTGTGTGGGGGGAGGAGGCTAaagcgccgccatcttggtcCAGGGCCGTCAGAGGcagcgctgcatgtaaactaaCGAAGGAAAGAGGACGGTTTGATGTTTAAAAACGTCACAGATGCAGCTGAGATACACGGAGCATGGATTTGTTGGATGTTGGTTTAACTTCCTGAATACAAATCATCACCTTCCTCAAATAATGTAAAGGTTTGATGATGTTTCTGAAATAAACCTCGAAAGAACAGACAGCACGATGAAACAAGCAGCGTCTGAACATCTAATAGATCTAATTATAAATGATGgtggaattattttattattatctctgGCTACTTTTCTCATATTTTAAGTTGTTCCAAAGACACTATTTTTAGGAGACAGTAGTTTTTCTGGT harbors:
- the kif3b gene encoding kinesin-like protein KIF3B; amino-acid sequence: MSKSKSSESVKVVVRCRPMNEKERAAKFERVVTVDVKLGQIMVRNPREASASEPPKVFTFDSVYDSNSKQIDLYDETFRPLVESVLLGFNGTIFAYGQTGTGKTYTMEGVRNDPERRGVIPNSFEHIFTHISRSQNQQYLVRASYLEIYQEEIRDLLSKDQARRLELRERPDTGVYVKDLSSFVTKSVREIEHVMNVGNQNRSVGATNMNEHSSRSHAIFVITVECSELGVDGENHIRVGKLNLVDLAGSERQTKTGAQGERLKEATKINLSLSALGNVISALVDGRSSHIPYRDSKLTRLLQDSLGGNARTVMVANIGPASYNVEETLTTLRYSNRAKNIKNKPRVNEDPKDALLREFQEEIARLKEQLQKRSVKKKKKRQRRKAGEGSDGEDGEDGETEDDDEDGEDRGDYWREQQEKLERERKAIMEDHSLVADEKARLLREKERKMEDLRKEKEAGEMLAAKVKAMESKLLVGGKNIVDHTNEQQRMLELKRQEIAEQKRREREMQQQVESRDEETLELKETYSSLQQEVDIKTKKLKKLFAKLQAVKSEIQDTQEAHIKDRQDLEQTQNELTRDLKLKHLIIENFIPLEEKNKIVNRAFLDEEDEHWKMKPITRIEDDHHMMTRPLSAVGYRRPLSHHARMAMMMKPDMRYKAENILMVDMDLPARTTKVYQEPVIAPKVAAALEDALRDEDEIQVDASGFHSSLGPTPPASASGSLKKPKSGRPRTGKKSSTPTSPFSPSSPGSPLYPQSRGLVPK